Genomic DNA from Methylocystis sp. MJC1:
CAAGACATGGCGCATCCGCCCGGACGAGTGGCCGGAGTGGTCAGGTTCGGCCCCAAAGATGGCGGTTTTGCGCCCGCGAAGCAAGGCGGAACGATGCGCCCTCGTGGCAATCCGATTATAGCGACCTGGCCATTGATCCCCATACCTCCCCTTCACGGGAAGGTCGGCGGCCGTAGGCCGCCGGGTGGGGCCGCGCCGCAACAGCAGTGGTGGGGCTTTACCCCACCCGACCCCGCTCACGCGGGGCCACCCTCCCCGTAAAGGGGAGGGATGGGCTCACGCCCAGCATCCACCGCAAAAAGAAAAAGCCCCTCGTCCCTGGAAGGACGAGGGGCCAAACCAGTAAGTCGACGTCAGCTCAGCTGATCGCCTTCACAATCTTCTGCGCGGCGTCATCGAGATCGTCGGCCGGGATCACATTCAGCCCCGACTCGCTGATGATCTTCTTGCCCAGATCGACATTGGTGCCTTCGAGGCGCACGACCAGCGGCACCTTGAGCCCCACTTCCTTCACCGCCGCGATCACGCCTTCCGCGATGGTGTCGCAGCGCATGATGCCGCCGAAGATATTGACCAGAATGCCCTTCACATTCGGGTCGGCGGTGATGATCTTGAAGGCCGCCGTCACCTTCTCGGTCGTGGCCCCGCCGCCGACGTCGAGGAAGTTCGCCGGGAAGGCGCCATAGAGCTTGATGATGTCCATGGTCGCCATCGCGAGGCCGGCGCCATTGACCATGCAGCCGATATTGCCGTCGAGCGAGATATAGGCGAGGTCGTGCTTCGAGGCCTCGATCTCCTTCTCGTCCTCTTCCGAGAGATCGCGCAGCTCGGCCAGCTCCGGATGGCGGTAAAGCGCGTTGTTCTCGAAGCTCACCTTGGCGTCGAGGCAGCGCAGCTTGCCGTCCTTGGTGGTGATCAGCGGATTGATCTCGAGAAGCTCCATGTCCTTGGCGACAAAGGCCGCATAGAGCTTCGCGACGAGATCGCCCGCCTGCTTGGCGAGATCGCCCTTGAGGCCGAGCGCGTCGGCGACGCGGCGGCCGTGGTGCGGCATCAGGCCGGTGGCCGGATCGACCGAGAAGGTGATGATCTTCTCAGGCGTGTCGTGCGCGACCTTCTCGATGTCCATGCCGCCTTCCGTCGAGACGACGAAGGCGATGCGCGAGGTCGCGCGGTCGATCAGCATGGAGAGATAGAATTCCTTCTCGATCGCGGCGCCGTCCTCGATGTAGAGGCGGTTGACCTGCTTGCCGGGCTCGCCGGTCTGGATCGTGACGAGCGTATTGCCGAGCATCTGCCGGGCGAAGGCTTCCGCCTCTTGAATCGACTTGGCGATGCGCACGCCGCCCTGCGGGCCGGCGGCGTCTTCCTTGAACTTGCCCTTGCCGCGGCCGCCGGCATGGATCTGCGCCTTCACCACATAGACCGGGCCGGGAAGCTTTTTGGCGGCCTCGGCGGCCTCATCGGCCTTCAGGACCGGAAAGCCAGCGGCGACGGGCGCGCCGAACTCGCGCAAAATGGCTTTGGCCTGGTATTCGTGGATATTCATGCCGGAGTCTCTCCTCGAAGCAAAAACGGCGCGCCTTTTGGCCTGGCGCTTAATGGCCATGGCGGGGCGGAGTCGTCAAGCGGGTGAGCGGGCGAGCGAGAGAATGCTGGGCGGGAGCAAATCCCTCCCCGTTGCATAGGAGGGCGGCGCCGAAAGCGGCGTCGGGCAGAGTAAGGCCACAATTGGTAGCCGGCTCAGCACCATGTTCAATTCGGGGAAGGAGCAAACTACCTCCTACCAAAGCCTCGGCTTATGTGAGGCAGGAGCAACTCCACATGAATTCTAGAGACGTCGAAAAATGCCCGCAATGCGATGGCACTGGTGTTGATCCACAGCAACGGCCCAAACCAACTCCTGAGGGACAAGTAAGCGCCGACAAGTGCGTCCAGTGCGGCGGAACAGGTCGAGTTCCAACCGCGCGCAAAAAGCGATCGAATTAAATGCGCAGCCTCAGTAAGGGTTGCAGTGAGCTGATTTTTGAGGTTTGCGCGGCGTTGTCCGCGCTCACGGCGGCCGTCTACTGGTTCCGATCAGCATGGGGCGATCTACCGCAGATGGGAAGTTACTGGGTAGCGTCCCAAAAGATGACCCATTTTTCCAAGCGATGCTGTCCGCAGCAGAAATGAATCAGAAAGGAGCGTGTTTCAGTGGGGTTTCTGCTGTATTTTGGTGCTTAAGAATTTTGGTAAACAGGTTTTGGCCAGAGTCATACCTCCCCTGGGTTAAAGGATGGCGTTTAAGACGAACTCAAAGGAAAGAGTAGGTCTTGGTCTTCATCTAAAATCCTCTCGAATTTACCCTCCGTCCCCCTTCTTATTCCGGCGCGCCGCCAACAGCGGCAAGGCATCGAAATCAGCTCTCATGAACGCCTCTTTCTTGGCGCGGCTCCAGCCCTTGATCCGTCGCTCGGTTGCTATAGCATCCGTCAACTGCTCGAAATGCGCGGACCAAAGCAGCTTCACGGGCCGCCGCCGCGATGTGTATTCGGCGTTGATCCCGGCATTGTGCTCGCCGACGCGAGTTTCGACCTCCTTGCGCGTCAAGCCTGTGTAATAGCTGCCGTCGGCGCAATGGAGGATGTAGACACTCGCGCCTTCGATCCCCATCGCAGTCCTCGTGCTTCAAGACAGCGGCTTCGCCGCTTCCTCAGCATGAGAACTGCTTTGCGTGTCCGCAAGCGCTTTAGAGGCCCCCGAACGGGCGTCACCTTCGATTAAGAGGCGCGGACGCCCCTCGTGCTTCGAGACGCCTGCTGCGCAGGCTCCTCAGCATGAGGGGCTTCTGCATCTACGCCAAACACTTAGGCCTCATCCTGAGGAGCGAGCGAAGCTCGCGTCTCGAAGGACGAGGCCGCCTCGGAGGTTTGTTGACAAACCAGAGAGCGCGAAGCCCTAAATTTATTTTGTCGCCCTCTCCCCGCGCACGCGCGGGGAGAGGGGGCAGAGCGCGGCCCTCCATAGAAAAATTCGCTCCCGAGTTTATCCCCACCCTCCAAAACCGCCTTATCCTTCCCCCGCCTCGCCAACTTGCAGGGGCGTCGTCAGGGTCGGCGGCGCCGGCGGGGTCGGTTAAGCGCGGGACGCGACCCTCGTTCCGCGCGGGAATCCGGCGCCGCCCGCCGGGTCTCTCCTTCGTGGGGAGATTGCGTGGCGCTTGTCACGCAAAGGCTGGGCATAATTTCCGCGCCCGCAACACGCGGCCCGAGTACCGAAAGGGAAAGCGCCGGCGGGCCGGAGGCGGCGCATGTCGAGGCCCTTGCGACGCGCTCGGGTGGCCAGAAACCATCCGGGAAAGAAGCAGTCGCCGTCTGGCGGCTGTGCCCGAAGGGCCAAGGTCACAGGATGACCCCACCCCGGACGGAAAGGTGCGCGCGAATAAAGACCGCAGCCGGACGCCCTGGTTCCGATGCGTTTGCTTCCTTCACGCGACCGGCCGAACGGGGCCGGGGCGTCCCAGCTTCCTGCCATCGCCTTGCGTCGGAAACGGCGGCGGGGGATTCGGCGCTGGGCGGCTCCTGTGGCGACACTCGTGGAGCTGCATCGCCCCCATCCCTGCCCCTCCTGGCCTTCGGCTTAAGCTTTGCCAAATCCCGAGTTTCGAAAAGACTTTCTTGGTCGGGTTGTTGCTTACGTGCAACAGACGCTCGACACTGCAGACAGCTATAAGGGCTCAAGCTGCTCTTGAAAGCTTGGCAACTGAAGGATTAATCCATTGCCATTCATTCTGTCTCAAGTCATTGACGCATGCCGGTGGGTCGGAGCTCTGCTCGTTCTGGCCGTTCACGCGACTAACATGTTTGTGAACCTCGCCGACATCATGAGTGCGCCGCATTCATCTTTCGTCTACGCATGGTGGTTTGTCGTCAGCTTCGAGCTTGGCCATCAGGCGGTCGTTGGCTTCTTTGTAATATCAGGCTATCTCGTCGGCGGCGCCGTCCTGGCTTACCTGAGAAAGCAGCAAGACTTTCTTCGTGAATATCTCATCCACCGGTTCGCGCGGATCTATATTGTCCTTATCCCCGCCCTTCTCCTTACGGTGGTGCTAGACGGCGCCGGGCGCGTTCTGTTTTTGGCGAGCGGCGTTTATGACTTGCCCGTATTCCAGGGCCACTTCGCTCCGCGCCTCTTTGTGACCAACCTTCTGAACCTGCAAAGCATCCTTTCAGAATTTTTCGGCACCAACGGCCCTCTTTGGTCGCTTGCGTGTGAATTTTGGTACTATATCACCTTCCCGCTGTTGTTGCTGCCGCTGGCGCGAAACTATTCGCTCGGCCTTAGGCTTGCCGGCTTTCTCTTCGGCGTGGCCCTGTGCTGGGTGTTCGCGACATCCTCCCACTGGTTCAGGTGGGGTTATTTACTTTGGGCGATGGGAGCGCTCGCGACGCTGGCGCAGCGGCCTCCGATCACATCGCGGTGGCTGGCGCTTGCTCTCTACGCTGGCGTCGTCATCCCCGTTCGCCTGCTCGTGCGCGGGCCGTTACTTGCCGCGTACCCCTGGCTGCAAGACGCCGCCGATCTCATGACAGCCGTGTTCTTGGTGAATTTCGTGCTCGCCCTGCGGTTCAGCCCGGAAGAAGGGTGGGCGCTTTTTCGTCCCAAGCTGCACAAGAAACTCGCCGATTTTTCATTCTCGCTCTACAGCATCCACCTCCCGGTGCTGGTCTTTTTCCGCGCAGCTGTCGCGCAGGCTATGGGAGCGTCCTGGCCGCAACAGCCCGCAACGCCTGCCCATTGGATGACGCTGGCCGCAGCGATGAGCCTCGCCGTTGGCGCGGGCTATCTGTTCTCGCGTTACACAGAGGCGCACACCGGCGCGGCTCGACGTTACCTGCGGCAGATGCTCGCGCGTTTCGAACGCATTGCGCCAAGCCAGTCTGCGCCCGCGCCCTAAAAGAGGTTTCATGTCTGGCTGAGGGCGTCCATGGAACTGCGTCGCCCCCCTACCCCTCCCCGCCACTTCGTGGGGGGAGGGAGAAGAGCGGCACCGTTAGCGCGCTTTCCGCTCGCATGGAATCATGCGAGCGATAAGAAAGCGCGCAGAGTCAAAAAGCTGGAGCGCATTCTTATCGCAAAAGTCTATCAACTTTTGCGGAATGCGCTCTAGCGATCAACGAGACACAATGGCGAATTTGGGCCTGAGCCGCCTCCCTCCCCCGCGAAATCCCTACGCCACCCCCTTCACATCTGGTGGCGTCGCCTCATCGGCCAACTGCCCCAGCGCCTCGTCGATACCGAGCTGCGTCTGCTGCTGCGAGCCGAGGCGGCGGATGGAGATCGTGCGTTCGGCCGCCTCCTTCTTGCCGGCGACGAGAAGCACGGGAACCTTGGCGAGCGAATGTTCGCGTACCTTGTAGGTGATCTTCTCGTTGCGCGCGTCAACATCGACATTGAGACCGAGCTTGCGCGCCGCCGCCGCCACCTCATAAGCGTAGTCGTCGGCCTCCTGCGTGATCGTACAAATGACGATCTGCAACGGCGAGAGCCACAGCGGCAGATGGCCGGCGTAATGCTCGATCAAAATGCCGGTGAAGCGTTCGAGCGAGCCGAACATGGCGCGGTGGATCATCACCGGGACCTTCTTCTCGCTGTCGGCGCCGATGTAGAAAGCGCCGAAGCGCACGGGCAGGTTGAAGTCGACCTGCGTCGTGCCGCATTGCCATTCTCGGCCGATGGCGTCGCGCAGCGTATATTCGAGCTTGGGTCCATAGAAAGCGCCTTCGCCCTCCTGAACGCCGGTCTTCAGCCCGCGCTTGGCGAGTTCATCCAGCACGCGCCACAACGCCGCTTCCGCCTTGTCCCAGGCTTCGTCGGAGCCCACGCGCTTCTGGGGGCGGGTCGACAGCTTCACCACCACATCATCGAAGCCGAAGTCGCGATAGATGGTGAGGATGAGGTCGTTGATCTTCAGCGCCTCGTCCATGATCTGGTCTTCGGAGCAGAAGATATGCGCGTCGTCCTGCGTGAAGGCGCGCACGCGCATCATGCCATGCAGCGCGCCCGAGGGCTCGTAGCGATGCACGACGCCGAACTCGGCGATCTTCACCGGCAGGTCGCGATAGGACTTCAAGCCGTTCTTGAAGATCTGCACATGGCCAGGGCAGTTCATCGGCTTGATCGCGAAGACGCGTTCGTCCTCCGTCTTGGTGACGAACATGTTCTCGCGATAGGTCTGCCAATGGCCGGAGGTTTCCCACAAGGCGCGGTCGAGCACCTGCGGCGTGTTGACCTCGGTGTATCCGGCGGCCTTCTGCTTGCGGCGCATGTAGGAGACGAGCGACTGGAAGAGCGTCCAGCCCTTCGGATGCCAGAAGATCGCGCCCGGTCCCTCCTCCTGGAAATGGAAGAGATCCATCTCGCGGCCCAGGCGCCGATGGTCGCGGCGCTCGGCCTCCTCCAGGCGATGCAGATAGGCGTCCAACTCCTCCTGCGTCGTCCAGGCGGTGCCATAGATGCGC
This window encodes:
- the sucC gene encoding ADP-forming succinate--CoA ligase subunit beta — translated: MNIHEYQAKAILREFGAPVAAGFPVLKADEAAEAAKKLPGPVYVVKAQIHAGGRGKGKFKEDAAGPQGGVRIAKSIQEAEAFARQMLGNTLVTIQTGEPGKQVNRLYIEDGAAIEKEFYLSMLIDRATSRIAFVVSTEGGMDIEKVAHDTPEKIITFSVDPATGLMPHHGRRVADALGLKGDLAKQAGDLVAKLYAAFVAKDMELLEINPLITTKDGKLRCLDAKVSFENNALYRHPELAELRDLSEEDEKEIEASKHDLAYISLDGNIGCMVNGAGLAMATMDIIKLYGAFPANFLDVGGGATTEKVTAAFKIITADPNVKGILVNIFGGIMRCDTIAEGVIAAVKEVGLKVPLVVRLEGTNVDLGKKIISESGLNVIPADDLDDAAQKIVKAIS
- a CDS encoding GIY-YIG nuclease family protein, whose protein sequence is MGIEGASVYILHCADGSYYTGLTRKEVETRVGEHNAGINAEYTSRRRPVKLLWSAHFEQLTDAIATERRIKGWSRAKKEAFMRADFDALPLLAARRNKKGDGG
- a CDS encoding acyltransferase family protein; amino-acid sequence: MFVNLADIMSAPHSSFVYAWWFVVSFELGHQAVVGFFVISGYLVGGAVLAYLRKQQDFLREYLIHRFARIYIVLIPALLLTVVLDGAGRVLFLASGVYDLPVFQGHFAPRLFVTNLLNLQSILSEFFGTNGPLWSLACEFWYYITFPLLLLPLARNYSLGLRLAGFLFGVALCWVFATSSHWFRWGYLLWAMGALATLAQRPPITSRWLALALYAGVVIPVRLLVRGPLLAAYPWLQDAADLMTAVFLVNFVLALRFSPEEGWALFRPKLHKKLADFSFSLYSIHLPVLVFFRAAVAQAMGASWPQQPATPAHWMTLAAAMSLAVGAGYLFSRYTEAHTGAARRYLRQMLARFERIAPSQSAPAP
- the thrS gene encoding threonine--tRNA ligase, whose amino-acid sequence is MVAVTFPDGASRQFEPGVTGFDIAKSISPSLAKRSVAMTLDGALVDLMKPVQKDARIEFVSRDDPRALELIRHDAAHVLAEAVQELYPGTQVTIGPVIENGFYYDFHRAEPFTPEDLPVIEKKMREIIARDAPILREEWDRDHAKTWFIAKGETFKGELIDSIKSDEPLSVYKQGHWLDLCRGPHLPSVGKIGNAFKLMKVAGAYWRGDSTKPMLSRIYGTAWTTQEELDAYLHRLEEAERRDHRRLGREMDLFHFQEEGPGAIFWHPKGWTLFQSLVSYMRRKQKAAGYTEVNTPQVLDRALWETSGHWQTYRENMFVTKTEDERVFAIKPMNCPGHVQIFKNGLKSYRDLPVKIAEFGVVHRYEPSGALHGMMRVRAFTQDDAHIFCSEDQIMDEALKINDLILTIYRDFGFDDVVVKLSTRPQKRVGSDEAWDKAEAALWRVLDELAKRGLKTGVQEGEGAFYGPKLEYTLRDAIGREWQCGTTQVDFNLPVRFGAFYIGADSEKKVPVMIHRAMFGSLERFTGILIEHYAGHLPLWLSPLQIVICTITQEADDYAYEVAAAARKLGLNVDVDARNEKITYKVREHSLAKVPVLLVAGKKEAAERTISIRRLGSQQQTQLGIDEALGQLADEATPPDVKGVA